ATTACCTCGCGTGGTGTTTCAGTCTGGCCTGCACCCAGCGACAAACGAGCGTCGACAGGGGTCGGTAAACGAATATTCGTAGCCACACTCGACGGGCGACTGATTGCACTGGATGCAGCTACGGGTAAACCCATTCCTTCGTTCGGAAAGTCGGGAAGTGTCGATTTGCGGCAGGGCGTTGGCATAATCAGCGTTACCTCGCCCCCGGCGGTCATTGGCAACACCATTGTTGTCGGTTCGTCGATGGGCGATAACTACCGATTCAATTATGAACGCGGGGTCGTACGAGCCTACGATGCCATTACTGGGGCTTTGCGCTGGAGTTGGGACCCTATTCCCCGAACGAAAGCGGATGCGGGCTATGATACCTGGAAAGGGCCTTATGCCCATCAGTCGGGCGCTGCCAATGCCTGGTCGATGATTTCGGCGGACCCTGAACGGGACCTGGTCTTTGTGCCGACTACCAGCCCCAGCCCGGATTATTACGGCGGAGAGCGACTGGGACAAAACTTATTTTCCAGTTCGATTGTCGCCATACGAGCGTCGACGGGTAAGGTTGTCTGGCATTTTCAGACCGTCCACCATGATCTATGGGATTATGACAATGCTGCACAGCCTCTGTTATTTACGTTTCAACAGAATGGTAAAGAAGTGCCAGCCGTAGCGGTCGGTACCAAAATGGGGCATGTGTTTATCCTGCATCGGGAAACAGGTGCCCCCCTGTTGCCGGTTGAAGAACGACCTGTACCTAAATCAACGGTACCGGGCGAGGAAGCTCACCCAACACAGCCTTTCCCTAAAACACTTCCCTTACTGGGACTTCAGAAGTTGGAAGCCTGGGGGCCAACAGCAGAAGACAAAGCAGCCGCTCAGCGTCGGATTGAGCCATATCGGTACGATGGGGCATTTACACCGCCTTCACTTCAGGGAAGTATTATCACCCCCGGCAATGTTGGCGGGATTCACTGGGGTGGTATGTGTTATGACCCCTCATCTGGTTTATTGATTACCAACGTAAATCGTCTGGCTGCATTGATCCGTTTGATACCGCGCGAAGAGCTATCCGGCTCCCTCCGAAACAATGAGGAATTACTACGGGCCGAAACGGGCATGCAGGCAGGTACACCCTATGTAATGAAACGAAGCTATTTGTTTCAACCCAATGACGGTAGTTTGCTGATGCAGACCCCGCCACCCTGGGGTACGCTGGTTGCACTCAATCTTCAAAAAGGTACAATGGCCTGGGAGATCCCGCTGGGCTATATGCTGGATTTAGGGAAATACCCAGAGGCAAAGCAATGGGGTTCTCTGAATTTCGGTGGAGCGATTTCAACGGCGGGTGGCCTGGTATTCGTGGCTGCCAGTTTCGATGGGCACCTACGCGCTTTTAAAACGGACGATGGCAGTCTGCAATGGGAGGTGCCCTTGCCTGCCAGCGCACAGGCAACCCCTATGACGTATCAGATTAACGGTCAGCAATATATTGTGATTGCGGCTGGTGGACACGGAAAGCTGGGGACAAAACTCGGTGATTATGTAGTCGCTTATAAATTACCTTAAGTCATTTATAGTCATTAGTTGTCATTTCTGCTTTTGCTCAAACGAAGATCAAGGACAATGTAATGATCACTAAGTACTAAAAACCCATGAAACCTCAACCCATTGCAGCAACTCAGCTTGTTTCTGTAACGCGTCGGTATGACCTCGACTGGCTGCGGGTTATTGCCATATTGACGTTGCTTTTTTACCATACTGGGATGATTTACGTGTCCTGGGGATGGCATATTAAAAGTGCTCAACATAGCCAGCCGATGGAAGAGGTGATGCGCTGGCTACATCTGTGGCGAATGCCCCTGCTGTTTTTTATTTCAGGGGCTGGTACATTTTTCGCCCTGAAAAAACGATCGTTTAAATCCTATGCCGGTGAGCGGGTCCAGCGGTTGTTTGTTCCGCTGGTGTTCGGTATGCTTGTGATCGTTCCGCCCCAGATTTACATCGAATGGCTGTTTAGAGGCCGCTTTACAGGGAGCTATATCGATTTCTATCCCGAAGTATTTCGGTTCCAACCTTATCAGGATGGTGGAAAAGGTGGCGCGTTTAGCTGGCATCACCTCTGGTTCGTATGTTATCTGTTTCTGTATTCGCTGCTTAGTATCCCCGTATTCCGCTGGTTGCAAAGTGAAAGCGGGCAGCGGTTTATCGACCGAATTGGCAGGCTTATCGCCAAACCCGGTGGAGCACTGGGGCTGGTTGGTATCTTGTGGCTGAATGATGTACTACTGGGCGGTTTCTTTCCGCACGAAACACACGCACTGGTAAACGACTGGGCGTATTTTATGAAGAATCTGCTACTATTCTGGCTGGGCTATGTACTTATCAGTCGGCGGGAGTTCTGGCAGATGCTTACTGAGCAGCGCCGTTATTATTTGATGGCTACACTCCTGTTAACCGCAATCCTGTACAGCGTACGGGTATTTGCCAGTATGGATACCATTGATGACTCCAGGCTACTTACGACCTTGTTTAGCTTCGAATGGATTGCCTTGACCTGGTTTTTGGTGCTGGCTACTATTGCCTA
This window of the Spirosoma aerolatum genome carries:
- a CDS encoding pyrroloquinoline quinone-dependent dehydrogenase, which translates into the protein MQVHATLGGAIRKSLLLGFTVSLCSLFVVNAQIPNTVEWPAYGNDGGGMRFSPLKQINTTNVKQLTQAWTFRTGELETYKGTNAAEKAAFEATPVMVDGTLFLSTPTSRVFAIDAATGQQKWVYDPEVYLRQELSEITSRGVSVWPAPSDKRASTGVGKRIFVATLDGRLIALDAATGKPIPSFGKSGSVDLRQGVGIISVTSPPAVIGNTIVVGSSMGDNYRFNYERGVVRAYDAITGALRWSWDPIPRTKADAGYDTWKGPYAHQSGAANAWSMISADPERDLVFVPTTSPSPDYYGGERLGQNLFSSSIVAIRASTGKVVWHFQTVHHDLWDYDNAAQPLLFTFQQNGKEVPAVAVGTKMGHVFILHRETGAPLLPVEERPVPKSTVPGEEAHPTQPFPKTLPLLGLQKLEAWGPTAEDKAAAQRRIEPYRYDGAFTPPSLQGSIITPGNVGGIHWGGMCYDPSSGLLITNVNRLAALIRLIPREELSGSLRNNEELLRAETGMQAGTPYVMKRSYLFQPNDGSLLMQTPPPWGTLVALNLQKGTMAWEIPLGYMLDLGKYPEAKQWGSLNFGGAISTAGGLVFVAASFDGHLRAFKTDDGSLQWEVPLPASAQATPMTYQINGQQYIVIAAGGHGKLGTKLGDYVVAYKLP
- a CDS encoding acyltransferase family protein; this translates as MKPQPIAATQLVSVTRRYDLDWLRVIAILTLLFYHTGMIYVSWGWHIKSAQHSQPMEEVMRWLHLWRMPLLFFISGAGTFFALKKRSFKSYAGERVQRLFVPLVFGMLVIVPPQIYIEWLFRGRFTGSYIDFYPEVFRFQPYQDGGKGGAFSWHHLWFVCYLFLYSLLSIPVFRWLQSESGQRFIDRIGRLIAKPGGALGLVGILWLNDVLLGGFFPHETHALVNDWAYFMKNLLLFWLGYVLISRREFWQMLTEQRRYYLMATLLLTAILYSVRVFASMDTIDDSRLLTTLFSFEWIALTWFLVLATIAYGYLYLNRNPSWQGKPLLPYLNEAVYPFYILHQTVIVLIGYYVLTRTTLGVYTGFLAVSLASLGACIAIYAILIRPFKPMRVLFGMK